In Lepidochelys kempii isolate rLepKem1 chromosome 10, rLepKem1.hap2, whole genome shotgun sequence, a single window of DNA contains:
- the ARHGAP17 gene encoding rho GTPase-activating protein 17 isoform X3 — MKKQFNRMRLLANQTVGRAEKTEVLSEDLLQIERRLDTVRSVCHISQKRLIACFQGQYGTDADKRHKKLPLTAFAQNMQEGSVQLSDDTLLGKMLDTCGDAENKLAAELSHHEVQIEKEILDPLSQLTEAEIPNIQKQRKQLAKLVLDWDSARARYSQACKTSGTNFQMHPSKIDSLKEEMDEAGNKVEQCKDQLAADMYNFVSKEGEYARYFVTLLEAQADYHRKALAVLEKALPEIQAHQDKWTEKPAFGTPLEEHLKRSGREIALPIEACVMMLLETGMKEEGLFRIAAGASKLKKLKAALDCSTSQLDEFYSDPHAVAGALKSYLRELPEPLMTYSLYEEWTQAANIQDQDKKLQELWKICKRLPKPNLANFRYLIKFLATLAQNSDINKMTPSNVAIVLGPNLLWAKTEGSLAEMAAATSVHVVAIIEPIIQHADWFFPEDVEFNVSGAFVALPATNSNHSSQLGSEYESGTLERKRPVSMAVMEGDLLKKEGFGVKVVDFQVNPRRCGTINRKHTSPAFQPPLPPTEAGMLAQPVAEQHSQGSVAETSPVSATFAPFAGTAEHLQSQGNEDVSTSKPRDTAASTTPPPVRNGGHLSTVQNQPQSSNSSNQLCVSQPQNAAGPSPHAVRRAVKKPAPAPPKPPPGQPGTYGSIAAAQLPSASPKPPTRSPSPPGQLTNPGAVQSSTSSQVSAPRRHSSSLSPIQAPNHPPPQPPTQATPPLQPKLSSQVSYPPAVPSGEHGPEQPSCTPPQTPTPPDTPPLGKHNASSALFPLQPSTQETSQSHSPPQTGTLPRPKPVPKPRNRPNVPPPPHPPVSHSSGDNVLTNPTQTASKIITDV; from the exons ATTGAGAGGCGTCTGGACACAGTGAGATCTGTTTGCCATATTTCACAGAAGCGGCTAATAGCATGTTTTCAGGGCCAGTATGGCACAGATGCTGATAAAAGACAT AAGAAGCTTCCTCTAACAGCTTTTGCTCAAAATATGCAAGAAGGATCTGTCCAGCTAAGCGATGACACTCTTTTGGG GAAGATGCTTGACACTTGTGGTGATGCAGAGAATAAACTGGCAGCGGAGCTCTCTCACCATGAGGTACAGATTGAAAAAGAAATTTTAGACCCACTAAGCCAACTAACAGAG GCGGAAATCCCCAATATTCAGAAGCAGAGGAAACAGCTTGCAAAGTTGGTTTTGGACTGGGATTCTGCAAGAGCTAG ATATAGCCAAGCCTGCAAGACTTCAGGAACTAATTTTCAAATGCATCCATCAAAAATAGATTCCCTTAAGGAAGAGATGGATGAGGCTGGAAATAAAGTAGAACAATGCAAG GATCAGCTTGCTGCAGATATGTATAACTTTGTGTCCAAAGAAGGGGAATATGCCAGATACTTTGTCACG ttattAGAAGCACAAGCAGATTACCATAGAAAAGCATTAGCAGTCTTAGAAAAGGCCCTCCCTGAAATTCAAGCCCATCAAG ACAAATGGACAGAAAAGCCAGCCTTTGGAACGCCACTGGAAGAGCATCTCAAACGCAGTGGTCGTGAAATTGCACTCCCAATTGAAGCCTGTGTAATGATGCTCTTGGAAACGGGAATGAAAGAGGAG GGCTTATTCCGAATTGCTGCTGGAGCCTCCAAATTAAAGAAGCTGAAAGCTGCATTGGACTGTTCTACTTCCCAGCTCGATGAATTTTATTCAGACCCCCATGCTGTTGCAG GTGCCCTGAAGTCTTATTTACGAGAGTTGCCTGAACCTTTAATGACCTACAGTCTGTATGAAGAATGGACACAAGCTGCAAA CATACAGGACCAGGACAAGAAGCTGCAAGAACTATGGAAAATTTGTAAAAGATTGCCAAAGCCTAACCTGGCTAATTTCAG GTATCTAATCAAATTCCTAGCAACACTTGCACAGAACAGTGACATTAACAAAATGACACCCAGCAACGTTGCAATAGTGTTAGGCCCCAACTTGCTATGGGCAAAGACTGAAGG ATCTCTCGCTGAAATGGCAGCGGCAACTTCCGTCCATGTGGTAGCAATCATCGAGCCAATAATTCAGCATGCAGACTGGTTCTTCCCTGAAG ATGTGGAGTTTAATGTGTCTGGAGCATTTGTTGCTTTACCTGCCACCAATTCCAATCACTCCTCACAACTTGGGAGTGAGTATGAGTCGGGGACACTGGAGCGGAAGAGGCCTGTCAGCATGGCCGTAATGGAAGGCGATTTGCTGAAGAAGGAAGG CTTTGGTGTCAAGGTTGTGGACTTCCAAGTGAATCCTCGGAGATGTGGCACTATAAATAGAAAGCACACATCCCCAGCTTTCCAGCCACCACTTCCACCTACTGAGGCTGGCATGCTGGCTCAGCCTGTAGCAGAGCAGCATTCACAGGGTTCTGTGGCTGAAACCAGCCCAGTAAGTGCAACTTTTGCTCCCTTTGCTGGCACAGCAGAACATTTACAAAGTCAAGGAAATGAGGATGTCAG TACCTCAAAGCCCAGGGACACTGCAGCTTCAACTACTCCTCCACCTGTGAGAAATGGTGGGCACTTAAGCACTGTGCAGAACCAGCCGCAGTCATCCAATAGCTCTAACCAGCTTTGTGTTAGTCAGCCACAGAATGCTGCTGGTCCCAGCCCCCACGCAGTGAGGAGAG CTGTGAAAAAGCCTGCACCAGCACCTCCTAAACCTCCACCGGGGCAGCCAGGAACCTATGGTTCTATTGCAGCAGCTCAGCTACCTTCTGCCTCTCCAAAACCACCCACAAGAAGTCCTTCTCCTCCCGGTCAACTTACAAACCCAGGGGCAGTCCAGAGTTCCACCTCTTCCCAGGTTTCTGCACCTCGGAGACACTCCAGCAGCCTCTCCCCAATACAGGCTCCTAACCACCCACCTCCACAGCCCCCAACACAGGCTACTCCTCCTCTGCAGCCTAAACTAAGTAGTCAAGTATCTTATCCACCTGCTGTACCTAGTGGGGAACATGGACCTGAACAGCCATCTTGTACTCCTCCTCAGACTCCAACACCACCTGATACGCCGCCTCTAGGAAAACACAATGCTAGCTCCGCACTATTTCCACTGCAGCCGTCTACCCAAGAAACTTCGCAATCTCATTCTCCTCCTCAGACTGGTACGTTACCGAGACCAAAGCCAGTACCAAAACCCCGGAACCGACCTAATGTTCCCCCACCACCTCATCCTCCTGTTTCTCATTCATCTGGAGACAATGTTCTTAcaaatcccactcaaactgctTCCAAAATAATAACTG ATGTTTGA
- the ARHGAP17 gene encoding rho GTPase-activating protein 17 isoform X2: MKKQFNRMRLLANQTVGRAEKTEVLSEDLLQIERRLDTVRSVCHISQKRLIACFQGQYGTDADKRHKKLPLTAFAQNMQEGSVQLSDDTLLGKMLDTCGDAENKLAAELSHHEVQIEKEILDPLSQLTEAEIPNIQKQRKQLAKLVLDWDSARARYSQACKTSGTNFQMHPSKIDSLKEEMDEAGNKVEQCKDQLAADMYNFVSKEGEYARYFVTLLEAQADYHRKALAVLEKALPEIQAHQDKWTEKPAFGTPLEEHLKRSGREIALPIEACVMMLLETGMKEEGLFRIAAGASKLKKLKAALDCSTSQLDEFYSDPHAVAGALKSYLRELPEPLMTYSLYEEWTQAANIQDQDKKLQELWKICKRLPKPNLANFRYLIKFLATLAQNSDINKMTPSNVAIVLGPNLLWAKTEGSLAEMAAATSVHVVAIIEPIIQHADWFFPEDVEFNVSGAFVALPATNSNHSSQLGSEYESGTLERKRPVSMAVMEGDLLKKEGFGVKVVDFQVNPRRCGTINRKHTSPAFQPPLPPTEAGMLAQPVAEQHSQGSVAETSPVSATFAPFAGTAEHLQSQGNEDVSTSKPRDTAASTTPPPVRNGGHLSTVQNQPQSSNSSNQLCVSQPQNAAGPSPHAVRRAVKKPAPAPPKPPPGQPGTYGSIAAAQLPSASPKPPTRSPSPPGQLTNPGAVQSSTSSQVSAPRRHSSSLSPIQAPNHPPPQPPTQATPPLQPKLSSQVSYPPAVPSGEHGPEQPSCTPPQTPTPPDTPPLGKHNASSALFPLQPSTQETSQSHSPPQTGTLPRPKPVPKPRNRPNVPPPPHPPVSHSSGDNVLTNPTQTASKIITGGEGYCD, translated from the exons ATTGAGAGGCGTCTGGACACAGTGAGATCTGTTTGCCATATTTCACAGAAGCGGCTAATAGCATGTTTTCAGGGCCAGTATGGCACAGATGCTGATAAAAGACAT AAGAAGCTTCCTCTAACAGCTTTTGCTCAAAATATGCAAGAAGGATCTGTCCAGCTAAGCGATGACACTCTTTTGGG GAAGATGCTTGACACTTGTGGTGATGCAGAGAATAAACTGGCAGCGGAGCTCTCTCACCATGAGGTACAGATTGAAAAAGAAATTTTAGACCCACTAAGCCAACTAACAGAG GCGGAAATCCCCAATATTCAGAAGCAGAGGAAACAGCTTGCAAAGTTGGTTTTGGACTGGGATTCTGCAAGAGCTAG ATATAGCCAAGCCTGCAAGACTTCAGGAACTAATTTTCAAATGCATCCATCAAAAATAGATTCCCTTAAGGAAGAGATGGATGAGGCTGGAAATAAAGTAGAACAATGCAAG GATCAGCTTGCTGCAGATATGTATAACTTTGTGTCCAAAGAAGGGGAATATGCCAGATACTTTGTCACG ttattAGAAGCACAAGCAGATTACCATAGAAAAGCATTAGCAGTCTTAGAAAAGGCCCTCCCTGAAATTCAAGCCCATCAAG ACAAATGGACAGAAAAGCCAGCCTTTGGAACGCCACTGGAAGAGCATCTCAAACGCAGTGGTCGTGAAATTGCACTCCCAATTGAAGCCTGTGTAATGATGCTCTTGGAAACGGGAATGAAAGAGGAG GGCTTATTCCGAATTGCTGCTGGAGCCTCCAAATTAAAGAAGCTGAAAGCTGCATTGGACTGTTCTACTTCCCAGCTCGATGAATTTTATTCAGACCCCCATGCTGTTGCAG GTGCCCTGAAGTCTTATTTACGAGAGTTGCCTGAACCTTTAATGACCTACAGTCTGTATGAAGAATGGACACAAGCTGCAAA CATACAGGACCAGGACAAGAAGCTGCAAGAACTATGGAAAATTTGTAAAAGATTGCCAAAGCCTAACCTGGCTAATTTCAG GTATCTAATCAAATTCCTAGCAACACTTGCACAGAACAGTGACATTAACAAAATGACACCCAGCAACGTTGCAATAGTGTTAGGCCCCAACTTGCTATGGGCAAAGACTGAAGG ATCTCTCGCTGAAATGGCAGCGGCAACTTCCGTCCATGTGGTAGCAATCATCGAGCCAATAATTCAGCATGCAGACTGGTTCTTCCCTGAAG ATGTGGAGTTTAATGTGTCTGGAGCATTTGTTGCTTTACCTGCCACCAATTCCAATCACTCCTCACAACTTGGGAGTGAGTATGAGTCGGGGACACTGGAGCGGAAGAGGCCTGTCAGCATGGCCGTAATGGAAGGCGATTTGCTGAAGAAGGAAGG CTTTGGTGTCAAGGTTGTGGACTTCCAAGTGAATCCTCGGAGATGTGGCACTATAAATAGAAAGCACACATCCCCAGCTTTCCAGCCACCACTTCCACCTACTGAGGCTGGCATGCTGGCTCAGCCTGTAGCAGAGCAGCATTCACAGGGTTCTGTGGCTGAAACCAGCCCAGTAAGTGCAACTTTTGCTCCCTTTGCTGGCACAGCAGAACATTTACAAAGTCAAGGAAATGAGGATGTCAG TACCTCAAAGCCCAGGGACACTGCAGCTTCAACTACTCCTCCACCTGTGAGAAATGGTGGGCACTTAAGCACTGTGCAGAACCAGCCGCAGTCATCCAATAGCTCTAACCAGCTTTGTGTTAGTCAGCCACAGAATGCTGCTGGTCCCAGCCCCCACGCAGTGAGGAGAG CTGTGAAAAAGCCTGCACCAGCACCTCCTAAACCTCCACCGGGGCAGCCAGGAACCTATGGTTCTATTGCAGCAGCTCAGCTACCTTCTGCCTCTCCAAAACCACCCACAAGAAGTCCTTCTCCTCCCGGTCAACTTACAAACCCAGGGGCAGTCCAGAGTTCCACCTCTTCCCAGGTTTCTGCACCTCGGAGACACTCCAGCAGCCTCTCCCCAATACAGGCTCCTAACCACCCACCTCCACAGCCCCCAACACAGGCTACTCCTCCTCTGCAGCCTAAACTAAGTAGTCAAGTATCTTATCCACCTGCTGTACCTAGTGGGGAACATGGACCTGAACAGCCATCTTGTACTCCTCCTCAGACTCCAACACCACCTGATACGCCGCCTCTAGGAAAACACAATGCTAGCTCCGCACTATTTCCACTGCAGCCGTCTACCCAAGAAACTTCGCAATCTCATTCTCCTCCTCAGACTGGTACGTTACCGAGACCAAAGCCAGTACCAAAACCCCGGAACCGACCTAATGTTCCCCCACCACCTCATCCTCCTGTTTCTCATTCATCTGGAGACAATGTTCTTAcaaatcccactcaaactgctTCCAAAATAATAACTG GTGGGGAAGGTTACTGCGACTAA
- the ARHGAP17 gene encoding rho GTPase-activating protein 17 isoform X1 — MKKQFNRMRLLANQTVGRAEKTEVLSEDLLQIERRLDTVRSVCHISQKRLIACFQGQYGTDADKRHKKLPLTAFAQNMQEGSVQLSDDTLLGKMLDTCGDAENKLAAELSHHEVQIEKEILDPLSQLTEAEIPNIQKQRKQLAKLVLDWDSARARYSQACKTSGTNFQMHPSKIDSLKEEMDEAGNKVEQCKDQLAADMYNFVSKEGEYARYFVTLLEAQADYHRKALAVLEKALPEIQAHQDKWTEKPAFGTPLEEHLKRSGREIALPIEACVMMLLETGMKEEGLFRIAAGASKLKKLKAALDCSTSQLDEFYSDPHAVAGALKSYLRELPEPLMTYSLYEEWTQAANIQDQDKKLQELWKICKRLPKPNLANFRYLIKFLATLAQNSDINKMTPSNVAIVLGPNLLWAKTEGSLAEMAAATSVHVVAIIEPIIQHADWFFPEDVEFNVSGAFVALPATNSNHSSQLGSEYESGTLERKRPVSMAVMEGDLLKKEGFGVKVVDFQVNPRRCGTINRKHTSPAFQPPLPPTEAGMLAQPVAEQHSQGSVAETSPVSATFAPFAGTAEHLQSQGNEDVSTSKPRDTAASTTPPPVRNGGHLSTVQNQPQSSNSSNQLCVSQPQNAAGPSPHAVRRAVKKPAPAPPKPPPGQPGTYGSIAAAQLPSASPKPPTRSPSPPGQLTNPGAVQSSTSSQVSAPRRHSSSLSPIQAPNHPPPQPPTQATPPLQPKLSSQVSYPPAVPSGEHGPEQPSCTPPQTPTPPDTPPLGKHNASSALFPLQPSTQETSQSHSPPQTGTLPRPKPVPKPRNRPNVPPPPHPPVSHSSGDNVLTNPTQTASKIITDSNSNVQEPLSSLSSELPTESASKELHNHLMLNVDNDTESTAL; from the exons ATTGAGAGGCGTCTGGACACAGTGAGATCTGTTTGCCATATTTCACAGAAGCGGCTAATAGCATGTTTTCAGGGCCAGTATGGCACAGATGCTGATAAAAGACAT AAGAAGCTTCCTCTAACAGCTTTTGCTCAAAATATGCAAGAAGGATCTGTCCAGCTAAGCGATGACACTCTTTTGGG GAAGATGCTTGACACTTGTGGTGATGCAGAGAATAAACTGGCAGCGGAGCTCTCTCACCATGAGGTACAGATTGAAAAAGAAATTTTAGACCCACTAAGCCAACTAACAGAG GCGGAAATCCCCAATATTCAGAAGCAGAGGAAACAGCTTGCAAAGTTGGTTTTGGACTGGGATTCTGCAAGAGCTAG ATATAGCCAAGCCTGCAAGACTTCAGGAACTAATTTTCAAATGCATCCATCAAAAATAGATTCCCTTAAGGAAGAGATGGATGAGGCTGGAAATAAAGTAGAACAATGCAAG GATCAGCTTGCTGCAGATATGTATAACTTTGTGTCCAAAGAAGGGGAATATGCCAGATACTTTGTCACG ttattAGAAGCACAAGCAGATTACCATAGAAAAGCATTAGCAGTCTTAGAAAAGGCCCTCCCTGAAATTCAAGCCCATCAAG ACAAATGGACAGAAAAGCCAGCCTTTGGAACGCCACTGGAAGAGCATCTCAAACGCAGTGGTCGTGAAATTGCACTCCCAATTGAAGCCTGTGTAATGATGCTCTTGGAAACGGGAATGAAAGAGGAG GGCTTATTCCGAATTGCTGCTGGAGCCTCCAAATTAAAGAAGCTGAAAGCTGCATTGGACTGTTCTACTTCCCAGCTCGATGAATTTTATTCAGACCCCCATGCTGTTGCAG GTGCCCTGAAGTCTTATTTACGAGAGTTGCCTGAACCTTTAATGACCTACAGTCTGTATGAAGAATGGACACAAGCTGCAAA CATACAGGACCAGGACAAGAAGCTGCAAGAACTATGGAAAATTTGTAAAAGATTGCCAAAGCCTAACCTGGCTAATTTCAG GTATCTAATCAAATTCCTAGCAACACTTGCACAGAACAGTGACATTAACAAAATGACACCCAGCAACGTTGCAATAGTGTTAGGCCCCAACTTGCTATGGGCAAAGACTGAAGG ATCTCTCGCTGAAATGGCAGCGGCAACTTCCGTCCATGTGGTAGCAATCATCGAGCCAATAATTCAGCATGCAGACTGGTTCTTCCCTGAAG ATGTGGAGTTTAATGTGTCTGGAGCATTTGTTGCTTTACCTGCCACCAATTCCAATCACTCCTCACAACTTGGGAGTGAGTATGAGTCGGGGACACTGGAGCGGAAGAGGCCTGTCAGCATGGCCGTAATGGAAGGCGATTTGCTGAAGAAGGAAGG CTTTGGTGTCAAGGTTGTGGACTTCCAAGTGAATCCTCGGAGATGTGGCACTATAAATAGAAAGCACACATCCCCAGCTTTCCAGCCACCACTTCCACCTACTGAGGCTGGCATGCTGGCTCAGCCTGTAGCAGAGCAGCATTCACAGGGTTCTGTGGCTGAAACCAGCCCAGTAAGTGCAACTTTTGCTCCCTTTGCTGGCACAGCAGAACATTTACAAAGTCAAGGAAATGAGGATGTCAG TACCTCAAAGCCCAGGGACACTGCAGCTTCAACTACTCCTCCACCTGTGAGAAATGGTGGGCACTTAAGCACTGTGCAGAACCAGCCGCAGTCATCCAATAGCTCTAACCAGCTTTGTGTTAGTCAGCCACAGAATGCTGCTGGTCCCAGCCCCCACGCAGTGAGGAGAG CTGTGAAAAAGCCTGCACCAGCACCTCCTAAACCTCCACCGGGGCAGCCAGGAACCTATGGTTCTATTGCAGCAGCTCAGCTACCTTCTGCCTCTCCAAAACCACCCACAAGAAGTCCTTCTCCTCCCGGTCAACTTACAAACCCAGGGGCAGTCCAGAGTTCCACCTCTTCCCAGGTTTCTGCACCTCGGAGACACTCCAGCAGCCTCTCCCCAATACAGGCTCCTAACCACCCACCTCCACAGCCCCCAACACAGGCTACTCCTCCTCTGCAGCCTAAACTAAGTAGTCAAGTATCTTATCCACCTGCTGTACCTAGTGGGGAACATGGACCTGAACAGCCATCTTGTACTCCTCCTCAGACTCCAACACCACCTGATACGCCGCCTCTAGGAAAACACAATGCTAGCTCCGCACTATTTCCACTGCAGCCGTCTACCCAAGAAACTTCGCAATCTCATTCTCCTCCTCAGACTGGTACGTTACCGAGACCAAAGCCAGTACCAAAACCCCGGAACCGACCTAATGTTCCCCCACCACCTCATCCTCCTGTTTCTCATTCATCTGGAGACAATGTTCTTAcaaatcccactcaaactgctTCCAAAATAATAACTG ACTCCAATTCCAATGTTCAAGAACCACTTAGTAGCCTCTCTTCAGAGCTTCCTACAGAGTCAGCAAGCAAGGAATTGCACAACCATCTCATGCTTAATGTTGACAATGATACAGAAAGCACTGCTCTGTAA
- the ARHGAP17 gene encoding rho GTPase-activating protein 17 isoform X4: MKKQFNRMRLLANQTVGRAEKTEVLSEDLLQIERRLDTVRSVCHISQKRLIACFQGQYGTDADKRHKKLPLTAFAQNMQEGSVQLSDDTLLGKMLDTCGDAENKLAAELSHHEVQIEKEILDPLSQLTEAEIPNIQKQRKQLAKLVLDWDSARARYSQACKTSGTNFQMHPSKIDSLKEEMDEAGNKVEQCKDQLAADMYNFVSKEGEYARYFVTLLEAQADYHRKALAVLEKALPEIQAHQDKWTEKPAFGTPLEEHLKRSGREIALPIEACVMMLLETGMKEEGLFRIAAGASKLKKLKAALDCSTSQLDEFYSDPHAVAGALKSYLRELPEPLMTYSLYEEWTQAANIQDQDKKLQELWKICKRLPKPNLANFRYLIKFLATLAQNSDINKMTPSNVAIVLGPNLLWAKTEGSLAEMAAATSVHVVAIIEPIIQHADWFFPEDVEFNVSGAFVALPATNSNHSSQLGSEYESGTLERKRPVSMAVMEGDLLKKEGTSKPRDTAASTTPPPVRNGGHLSTVQNQPQSSNSSNQLCVSQPQNAAGPSPHAVRRAVKKPAPAPPKPPPGQPGTYGSIAAAQLPSASPKPPTRSPSPPGQLTNPGAVQSSTSSQVSAPRRHSSSLSPIQAPNHPPPQPPTQATPPLQPKLSSQVSYPPAVPSGEHGPEQPSCTPPQTPTPPDTPPLGKHNASSALFPLQPSTQETSQSHSPPQTGTLPRPKPVPKPRNRPNVPPPPHPPVSHSSGDNVLTNPTQTASKIITDSNSNVQEPLSSLSSELPTESASKELHNHLMLNVDNDTESTAL; the protein is encoded by the exons ATTGAGAGGCGTCTGGACACAGTGAGATCTGTTTGCCATATTTCACAGAAGCGGCTAATAGCATGTTTTCAGGGCCAGTATGGCACAGATGCTGATAAAAGACAT AAGAAGCTTCCTCTAACAGCTTTTGCTCAAAATATGCAAGAAGGATCTGTCCAGCTAAGCGATGACACTCTTTTGGG GAAGATGCTTGACACTTGTGGTGATGCAGAGAATAAACTGGCAGCGGAGCTCTCTCACCATGAGGTACAGATTGAAAAAGAAATTTTAGACCCACTAAGCCAACTAACAGAG GCGGAAATCCCCAATATTCAGAAGCAGAGGAAACAGCTTGCAAAGTTGGTTTTGGACTGGGATTCTGCAAGAGCTAG ATATAGCCAAGCCTGCAAGACTTCAGGAACTAATTTTCAAATGCATCCATCAAAAATAGATTCCCTTAAGGAAGAGATGGATGAGGCTGGAAATAAAGTAGAACAATGCAAG GATCAGCTTGCTGCAGATATGTATAACTTTGTGTCCAAAGAAGGGGAATATGCCAGATACTTTGTCACG ttattAGAAGCACAAGCAGATTACCATAGAAAAGCATTAGCAGTCTTAGAAAAGGCCCTCCCTGAAATTCAAGCCCATCAAG ACAAATGGACAGAAAAGCCAGCCTTTGGAACGCCACTGGAAGAGCATCTCAAACGCAGTGGTCGTGAAATTGCACTCCCAATTGAAGCCTGTGTAATGATGCTCTTGGAAACGGGAATGAAAGAGGAG GGCTTATTCCGAATTGCTGCTGGAGCCTCCAAATTAAAGAAGCTGAAAGCTGCATTGGACTGTTCTACTTCCCAGCTCGATGAATTTTATTCAGACCCCCATGCTGTTGCAG GTGCCCTGAAGTCTTATTTACGAGAGTTGCCTGAACCTTTAATGACCTACAGTCTGTATGAAGAATGGACACAAGCTGCAAA CATACAGGACCAGGACAAGAAGCTGCAAGAACTATGGAAAATTTGTAAAAGATTGCCAAAGCCTAACCTGGCTAATTTCAG GTATCTAATCAAATTCCTAGCAACACTTGCACAGAACAGTGACATTAACAAAATGACACCCAGCAACGTTGCAATAGTGTTAGGCCCCAACTTGCTATGGGCAAAGACTGAAGG ATCTCTCGCTGAAATGGCAGCGGCAACTTCCGTCCATGTGGTAGCAATCATCGAGCCAATAATTCAGCATGCAGACTGGTTCTTCCCTGAAG ATGTGGAGTTTAATGTGTCTGGAGCATTTGTTGCTTTACCTGCCACCAATTCCAATCACTCCTCACAACTTGGGAGTGAGTATGAGTCGGGGACACTGGAGCGGAAGAGGCCTGTCAGCATGGCCGTAATGGAAGGCGATTTGCTGAAGAAGGAAGG TACCTCAAAGCCCAGGGACACTGCAGCTTCAACTACTCCTCCACCTGTGAGAAATGGTGGGCACTTAAGCACTGTGCAGAACCAGCCGCAGTCATCCAATAGCTCTAACCAGCTTTGTGTTAGTCAGCCACAGAATGCTGCTGGTCCCAGCCCCCACGCAGTGAGGAGAG CTGTGAAAAAGCCTGCACCAGCACCTCCTAAACCTCCACCGGGGCAGCCAGGAACCTATGGTTCTATTGCAGCAGCTCAGCTACCTTCTGCCTCTCCAAAACCACCCACAAGAAGTCCTTCTCCTCCCGGTCAACTTACAAACCCAGGGGCAGTCCAGAGTTCCACCTCTTCCCAGGTTTCTGCACCTCGGAGACACTCCAGCAGCCTCTCCCCAATACAGGCTCCTAACCACCCACCTCCACAGCCCCCAACACAGGCTACTCCTCCTCTGCAGCCTAAACTAAGTAGTCAAGTATCTTATCCACCTGCTGTACCTAGTGGGGAACATGGACCTGAACAGCCATCTTGTACTCCTCCTCAGACTCCAACACCACCTGATACGCCGCCTCTAGGAAAACACAATGCTAGCTCCGCACTATTTCCACTGCAGCCGTCTACCCAAGAAACTTCGCAATCTCATTCTCCTCCTCAGACTGGTACGTTACCGAGACCAAAGCCAGTACCAAAACCCCGGAACCGACCTAATGTTCCCCCACCACCTCATCCTCCTGTTTCTCATTCATCTGGAGACAATGTTCTTAcaaatcccactcaaactgctTCCAAAATAATAACTG ACTCCAATTCCAATGTTCAAGAACCACTTAGTAGCCTCTCTTCAGAGCTTCCTACAGAGTCAGCAAGCAAGGAATTGCACAACCATCTCATGCTTAATGTTGACAATGATACAGAAAGCACTGCTCTGTAA
- the TEX47 gene encoding testis-expressed protein 47 has translation MFHTKGYHERLFQNILKYHLGEPVSGLLLLYPSSILHILESSSGTLYHILQALASLQKQGSCALLQEIKILVVSHNIPTRLFLQWYVTMVILPVTYLEDVTQSESTEEVVTECLTLLLKLGTYLSKTFKVSSKGLGDNLHTLVPELLIPAETINYLCKAKEFMSPEAFLKMYNNPLQPAMASETVWPTPCHLYP, from the exons gttACCATGAAAGACTGTTTCAGAACATATTAAAATACCACCTTGGAGAACCAGTCTCAGGTCTACTTCTCCTCTATCCCAGCTCCATTCTTCATATACTAGAG TCCTCCAGCGGCACATTATATCATATCCTCCAAGCTCTAGCTTCTCTCCAGAAGCAAGGCTCCTG TGCTTTGTTACAGGAAATTAAGATTTTAGTGGTGTCACATAACATCCCAACCAGGCTCTTCCTGCAGTGGTATGTCACAATGGTGATACTGCCTGTGACATACCTGGAAGATGTGACACAATCAGAGTCTACAGAAGAGGTGGTCACTGAATGTCTTACACTCCTCCTCAAACTGGGAACATACCTTTCAAAGACTTTTAAG GTGAGCAGTAAGGGACTCGGTGACAATCTACACACCCTTGTTCCAGAACTTCTAATCCCAGCAGAAACAATTAACTACTTGTGCAAGGCAAAAGAATTTATGAGTCCAgaagcatttctgaaaatgtatAACAATCCTTTACAGCCTGCCATGGCTTCAG AAACTGTGTGGCCTACCCCTTGTCACTTGTATCCATGA